In Pseudomonas sp. FP1742, the DNA window ACCACCATGTTTTCCTTCATGGGTACCGAGATCGTGACCATCGCGGCCGCGGAATCGAAGAACCCGGGCCAGCAGATTTCCAAGGCTACCAACTCGGTCATCTGGCGGATTGGTTTGTTCTACCTCGTCTCCATCTTCATCGTAGTGGCCTTGGTGCCATGGAACGACCCGATTCTCGCCAGCGTCGGTTCCTACCAGACCGTGCTGGAGCGCATGGGTATCCCGAATGCCAAGCTGATCGTTGATATCGTGGTTCTGGTTGCGGTAACCAGCTGCCTGAACTCGGCGCTCTACACCGCATCGCGCATGATGTTCTCGTTGGGTAAGCGCGGCGATGCGCCGGCCGTTTCCCAGCGCACCAACAAGAGCGGCACGCCTTACTGGGCGGTGATGCTGTCGACCGCGGCCGCGTTTGTTGCCGTATTCGCCAACTACGTGGCCCCGGCTGCGGTGTTTGAATTCCTGCTGGCCAGCTCTGGCGCCATCGCGTTGCTGGTGTACCTGGTGATCGCCTTTTCGCAACTGCGTATGCGCAAACAGCGTATGGCTCGCGGCGAAAAAATCGCCTTCAGCATGTGGCTGTTCCCGGGCCTGACCTACGCGGTGATCGTATTCATCGTCGCGGCCCTGACCATCATGCTGTTCCAGGAGGCGCATCGCGTGGAAATCCTCGCGACGGGTCTGCTGAGTGTGTTGGTGGTGGCTGCCGGGTTGTTTGTGGCTCGCCGTCGCAGGCTGCAGAAAGTGGGCGCGGTGGTGCTGAACTGATTCGTACCGCGTAACGCAAAACGGCCGCTGTCAGTGATGACAAGCGGCCGTTTTTGTTTTGTCTGTTGTACTCGATATTCAAACGGGATGAACCCAGTCTTCAACCCGTAAACCGGATACACGCTCAAATTCCCGAAGGTTATTCGTCACGATGGTGAATCCTCGTGAGCGCGCGTGGCCGGCAATCATCTGGTCATAAGGGCTTATTGGTGTCCCTGCTTTAGCCAGTTCCGAGCGAATCATTCCGGTGTGCGCGGCTGCTTCATAGTCGAAAGGCAAGATCTCAAGACGGGCAACAAAGCCCTCGATGACAGCGAGGTTTTTTTCGGGGGCGGCAGATTTTTCGGCACCGTAGATCAACTCCATCAAGGTGACAGCGCTGATGCAAAGCTGGCCGTGATGACGATTGAAGGCTTCACGTACAGCCTGTGGCTTGTTCTTGATAGTGAAGATGCAGATGTTGGTGTCGAGCATGAATTTGATCATTAGAGCGACTCACGCTCCTGATCGACTGGCTGTTCACGATCAGCCATGAAGTCTGCACTCACACCTTCACCATCGAACCAGCTGTCCCAGGCCTCTCCTGCCGGGGTGATGATGCGAGCCCTGCCGATAGCGATAACATCGACCCGTTTCACGTCGCTGGGCATTGCGACGGCTTTGGGCAGGCGAACGGCCTGGCTTCGATTGCTCATAAAAAGGGTGGTCTGTTCCATGATGGCCTCCTGCGTTTTGAAGTCAAAAGGATAGAATTTCGGTGGGATATGTCAATGGGATATACGTGGCTGCTGACGAAGGGTGTTGATAGCGCGCAGGCTACAAAAAAACGGCCGCTGTCAGTGATGACAAGCAGCCGTTTTTACTTGCGGGGTAGCCTTACTCGGCCTTTTCGACCGGCAGGTCCAGCGACTGACGATAACTGTCCAGCGCATCGCCAAAGTCAGTGATGAATTGCGGGTCGGTCAGCCAGGCCTGGGCGGCATCGAGGTCCATGCCATCGGCCCACATGCGGTAGTCGATCAGCATGTCGGCGGCCAGATGTGTGGCGGCCATGGCTTCGTTGTCGGCGTTTTCCATATCCAGCAGTTCTGGATGGTCGCTGATGATCCCGGCGAGGTTCGACAGCAGGGCCAGCAGCATGTCGTTGCGGCTGATGGCCTCGGCGTCGCGCATTTTGCTGAACATCGCCAGGGTGTATTCGGGGATCGGCTCGCCGGGTTCACCCAGGTCATCGTTCAGTTCGGCGGGTTTTCTGCCGACCATGCGGATTTGTTTGGCCTTGGCC includes these proteins:
- the gabP gene encoding GABA permease, which translates into the protein MSSTQSSNGLEQGLKPRHVTMLSIAGVIGAGLFVGSGHAIAAAGPAVLLAYAAAGALVVLVMRMLGEMAVASPDTGSFSTYADRAIGHWAGFTIGWLYWWFWVLVIPLEANAAATILHAWFPNVAIWAFTLIITLLLTVTNLFSVKNYGEFEFWFALVKVVAIIGFIGLGILAIFGFLPSSQVSGVSHLFDTQGFLPNGMGAVLGAILTTMFSFMGTEIVTIAAAESKNPGQQISKATNSVIWRIGLFYLVSIFIVVALVPWNDPILASVGSYQTVLERMGIPNAKLIVDIVVLVAVTSCLNSALYTASRMMFSLGKRGDAPAVSQRTNKSGTPYWAVMLSTAAAFVAVFANYVAPAAVFEFLLASSGAIALLVYLVIAFSQLRMRKQRMARGEKIAFSMWLFPGLTYAVIVFIVAALTIMLFQEAHRVEILATGLLSVLVVAAGLFVARRRRLQKVGAVVLN
- the vapC gene encoding tRNA(fMet)-specific endonuclease VapC; protein product: MIKFMLDTNICIFTIKNKPQAVREAFNRHHGQLCISAVTLMELIYGAEKSAAPEKNLAVIEGFVARLEILPFDYEAAAHTGMIRSELAKAGTPISPYDQMIAGHARSRGFTIVTNNLREFERVSGLRVEDWVHPV
- the vapB gene encoding type II toxin-antitoxin system VapB family antitoxin; this translates as MEQTTLFMSNRSQAVRLPKAVAMPSDVKRVDVIAIGRARIITPAGEAWDSWFDGEGVSADFMADREQPVDQERESL